The DNA region GACTTAAACAAAAATGTCATTGTTATAAAAGCCAGCTTCTTTCTCTACGAAAAagggtatttatttttataaatattttattttatcattaattttttggctttttatttattataatgttttttttttcctctgaGATTACTGTTCTTCAAAAACAATCAAAAGATTTGATCAAATTGAAGGATTTATTGGCacaaaattgtgaaaattttaatcaatgcaACTGTAGTTAttcaaatatcaataataaaaatcgaaGACGagataaagaaatatttaaaaagtaaatataattattaatagaaaaaataaatttgtcgaaataaataaacgaaataaaaatttcgatttacatgattttgtttttgtagaaaaaattcgtagaaaaaataattttgtcgtGATTTATTTCGTTACAATTCAAGTCCTCGTAAATAAATCTATCGAAATTTATTTcgacaaattaatttcatgctacaacaatgtaaaaattaatattaaatatttctaaaaagaTGCAGAGTACAAGCAAGTgaaaatcgaaatttaaaagcaaaaaaaataaaatcaattgctcgtaaaatttgtcaaaaggTATAAACTAAATTCAACAATACCATTAACTacaatatcaaacaaaaaaaaaatatatatttttacagaaCAATATGATGAATACAgtgccaataaaaaaatatataacatcatcaagattaaatattgatgaaaaccGTGACTTTGGTTACCAATCATCAAACAGCAAATGAAAATATCTTTCAccttaaataatatcaatttttttcgagCAATAAAAAACCTATCAAAtcaatctaaaaattttttttcatcatcttcattacAATGACAATccaatttaaaagataaaaaaaaattaacaacaatatatttaatccCAAAATAACACTCAATAATTGTCGAttaaactcattttttttttttttttatataatttatcatgatttttatagataaaagtAATATACATTatgcatataataataatataataataataataaatgttattacACGATACAATCTGacagtaagaaaaaaaaaagaaaaaaaaaatatatttgaaataataaaaggtaTAATTAAAAGCAGAATAGCCCCCTgctattttacaatattatttttttaattatttattaatttgcgtgccaaaaaaatttatttattattatttcagctAATATACCATAcacgtaaaatttttttttttagtatttatcattcatcatctcttttatcattaattattagctcttacatattttttttttttttgttttttatttgtttttttcgaattttataatttttaatatataatgtattttatttatatatttatatatttataataacgaACACCGGCCATTACTACTAGAATAAAAAACGGGACTCATCGCCTTTTATTAAatctttgatattattattatttttgttattacaatttattataaataacaatttcttttttttttttcttttttcattcccaaatatattttttaaccaaTAAGAttcgatttgttttttttaaaataaatcgtcaaatgcattattttatactgttttattatttaaaaattcttatcCCGTTTATCACACACacttttgttgttaaataattatttaaaaattttttttcaagagtcTTGgtgtcattataaatttttttaatcttttttttttctttttttttttatttaactaattttttttattttttagtcgtGTGTCACGATTAACCCGcgtattgtaaattatttatatttggaaATCCCCatgtcactttttttttaatgatgaaaaatttatatattttgtatttttttttaaattgatttagttaattattattcacgtTGATGATTTATGCAAATGGGGATCCGTTATTAACCAGTACTTGTCAAGACAAATACGATGAGTTCAATAaatctgtaaaaataaataaatttcgaatttttatcaacaaaaaaaaaaggctctCTATTAAATTCTATCagtatatttgtatttaaaaaaaagacaagttaATTagcttgataataataattgtaaaaataaaattaatcatcttACAAATTTGACGAATCACGGACAACTTGAGCAAGAACGCCCCGTAGCTTTTTGACCTTCAGCTTCAGCAAGTCGACGACCCTGTCCACTTGTACTTGCATTACCCGTTTGATCATTCTTTGGGAGTTTTTtagctatttaaaaaaattcaataaattaatataaaattataaataaatgatgatgatgatgacttACCAATTGCTAGAAATATATCATTAACATTCATGGCTGTTTTAGCTGATGTttccataaataataaaccatTTTCATCAGCATATGCTTGAGCTTCTTCGAAATCAACAACACGTTTATTAGCCAAATCAGCTTTATTACCAGCAAGTGCAATAACAATACTTGGACTTGCTTGTCGTTGTAATTCTTTGACCCATGTTGTTGCTCTAACAAATGTATCTTGATTTTGTATATCATAAACAACAATTGCTGCTTGTGCACCACGATAATACATTGGTGCTAAACTATGATAACGTTCTTGTCCAGCAGTATCccatatttcaaatttaacagTTGTATCTTCTAGACATACTGTTTGTGTTAAAAATGCAGctgtaaaacaaaataaattaacattaacttacaaaattattagtattagtattagtattaattaatttatcaatttgtattACTTACCACCTATTGTACTTTCTTGATACTCATGAAATTGTCCTTTAACAAACCTCAATACCAAGCTCGATTTTCCAACAGCTGATTCACCAAGTAATAccaatttaaattgacatattttaCCTTGAGTGCCATTTGGCCTCTGGGCAACCGTTCCCCGGTTTGCCATGTCAACCTAAAACATTCaatcattaacattatttaattattaattatatattcatcacAAATTTATTgctgctttttttattgtcaatattcaCTTGTACATTACTTGTTAATTGAAatatcacaaaaatatatattacgaGGTCAAAACtatttgctaaaaaaattattaaatgtacaAGATAGTAGTAGtggtattgaaaataatgatgtgggtgtttatttattattattctttttttgtttatcaagaTCATCAATGGgtctaattattattgttgcaaGCTGATCTTCGACGACGCCGCCGACGTCGTCATCCGATTGTCGCGCCGCCGCCGCCGCCCCAACTTgtcaaaaactttttttttttttttttttttaataaaaatatctaatttttttcccaaaaaacttaattgataagctttatttttattttttcaagatagAGATATCTTTTCTTatcattcgaaaaaaaaaaaaaaatcctgatttgtcatcgaaaaaaatttagtggGTCATTTTtgtcgttaatttttttccaatttttaataaaactgcGACATAATTTATCtggagaaataataatttataataaatgactCACAATGTTTGCGTGACAGACACTTgctgtgaataaaaaaaaatacaagtgtcTTTGTCACTCATTGAcgtataattgtattttttctttcattttgtcgaacaaaaaaaaaaaagaaaaaaaaataatttaaataaaaaaaaaaaaacaaagagatAAGAATAAAGGTCAATTATGCATCTTAAAAATAGTATCagcttattttctttttttaaatatcaagcgatattaaatagtaaaattaattataaaaaaaaaataattttttaaacgatAAACTCACAGGAAATAATttcgattaaaaatttttgataaatatcgtatcaataggtttttttttaacaatcgaTTGTTAGTTtgcacaatattatttataataattaccaCAATAACTtgttaatattgattaatatataaatatatatgttattattgtaaaattattttttaccaagACGCTTTGACGTTGGTTTCGAGAGTACGATCAAACAACTTGCTACGCGTGCTccgtgattatttttattattattatcttttttttatttatttatttacctttttttttttttgttaaattattatttataaacagttgaattattttgctgtttgttttttattattaatgcaCAATCACATACactttattgtttattaattgttattattttttgtacgacagaaaaaatgtaatttacagtttttttttttttttttttttttttttttttggtgaatCAGTGCATCCTCTTCTTCATCATTGACAACATGGCCGACACATGACACACGTACTCACACACTTTCACAAACGCCCTCTCTctctcacttttttttttttttaattaaaatgttttatttttttaattgttttaattgataatgatagatcagttttgattttttgattgtttaatttatttgaattgtaaatgaaattatttctaaataatttagaggtgtttgtggtttttttttttttttttttaaatgaatgatgttattttgatgattcttTTTCGTCTCTGTTTTTATTGGTACCAGCACGTTCCATGAACGAAATCAacgagattaaaaaaataaataaaaaaacatatatttatagtgTTTGCATATGTGTTTGTtgcttttgtttttaataatttttctggccaATTTACAACTTTTTAAGCTAGAAATTGCTCAAATGTTACTATAAAATCTACATAGTattttctgtaaaaaaaaaactttcaaaagtaaattttaaggAATTATTATTCCAATATTCAGactacaacaatataaaattattttaattaataaataataattaattccaaAAATGAAGGCTTAAATTTTGTTACTCTATGGAAATACGTTCGAGTTTCTTATCTACATGCCACATGCCcccaacacacacacactctgTGTAAATGTCATAACACTGATCTGTCAAAAAAAcagattgtttattttttgtaaatgttattatttttttgacatgttTTTAACCAGGTTTGTAAATACTGTTTGACACTTATTGTTAAactcttaaaaattaattaaacgtaaaaaaaactaatgaaacttttgtttttattattgtattaaacTACAAGTTAGATATCAACAAATTGACATTccagattttattaaaatcaattaattttggtATCGcagtattttgaaaaattcatatgTCAATCAAACAAAGCAACAAAATGATAACAAAGGATATAATTAACATAAACAACATGACAATAAGTGAGAATAATCTCGCTgagatatgtaaaaaattggaTGAAGCTGAGCAACGTGTCAACAAGGACTTGGAGCAAATGCTTCAGAGACATTGTCACattgaaacaaaattaaaaagtataagTAAAGTATTGCCAAACGTTGGTGTCATTAGAATTGaaggagaaaaatttttagatacaattgaaaaaacaaataaattagctGAAACAGTTAGTGCTAAAGTAAGACAACTTGATCATGCAAGAAGTAGAGTTTGTGAATGTCAAAGTCGTGTTAATGATATACTAGATTTACAATTATGCAGTGAAGGTGTAGCAACAGCACTTCACAATGAAGATTACGAGCAAGGAGCTGGTCATGTACGTcgttatttattgatggatCAAAAGCTATTAGAAAGAACAGCTGATGATGTATCTGAAGATCGTGTAAGCATTGCTGGTTCATTGGCAACACTTCGACAAGCTGCTGATCAACTTAGAAAAGTAGTTACtcataaatttgatgatgcaGTTAAACAAGAAGATCTTGCATCAGTTGAACGCTTCTTCAAGATATTTCCTCTCCTAGGAATGCATGATGATGGTCTTGTAAAATTTAGTAACTATCTTTGTGTCAAGCTACAAGATTCtgcaaagaaaaatttattatcagctCTAGATGTCAAGGGAAAAGATGAAAGAGCACCAGTTATTTTTGCTGATACAATGACTCTTctctttgaaaaaattgcCCGAATAATTGAAGTTCATCAGCCAATTATTGAGACTTATTATGGTCCAGGAAGAATTATAAAAACAGTTGATATTCTACAAAATGAATGTGAtaaacaagttaaaaaaatatatcaagaatTTGTATTGGCACGTTCTATATCAAAaagaatacaaaatataaatgattatgGAAGAAAACAGGGTGTTGAAAAGGTTGATCCAAAGACACTTGATCTTCTTCTTGGTGAATTAACACTGATGCATTCACGAGCAGAACTTTACATACGTTTTCTTCGTCGTCGTATTACGAATGATCTTGAAATAGCAATTGCTGATGAAGAACAAAgatcaatgaaattaattgaatttgatGAGATGATTAAAAATTCTGAGCTATCACATGTGATGCAAGAAATACTTGGTGCATACTTGGCACttgaaagatattttttgGAAGAGAGTGTTATCAAAGCACTGGGTATGGATACACTTGAGCATGATCAACAAACATCAAGTATGGTTGatgatgtattttatattgttaaaaaatgtgTACGTCGTTCAATAACAAGTTGGAGTATTGATGGTGTTTGTGCTGTTGTTAATTTAGCATGTGGTATACTCGAGGGTGAATTTTCAACACGTCTTAAGACAAGACTTCGTCAGGGTTATCCAGCTGGTTATTTAGATCTTGCACAAGCATATAATGCATTTCAAACAAGTATACAACAAGGTAGATTACAAGCATCTGATACAGATTATGCTAGATTAATGTTTTTGgcttatttaaataatgctgATGTTAGTATTGAGTATGTTGAAACATTAAGTAAAAGTCTTGATGCTGAAATTAATTcagcatttttaaatatgcctAAAAAAGATCATGATAAAGTTGACAGTTGTCTTGCTGGAATGAAAAATGTTACAAGTACATTGAgatcaattattgattttgGAATGGAACAGCTGAGAGCTAGTGCTGTTAAGCCAAGAGTTACACCTTGGcttgattcatttttatcagttaATCATCAAGTCAATGAAGATGATTTACTTAGATATGAAACTGATGAACCATTTATTCAAACACTTGTACAAAATCTTGATGGTTTATtggaaacatttaaaaatagctTAACTACAACAAATTATGATGCATTTATTGCAATGCTTACTACTGAAGTTACATCTAGActtgaaaaagttatttttaaatcaactttCAATAgggtaataatatttttttaatcatcaatatgttgcatcaaataatttttcaaaaaaaccaatcgaaatttcttttttaaattgttttttatttattgctgcatttgtttattgatacatttatttattatttaaaaaaaaaattttaatcaaatttatacgtatttttttcaatgaaattattttaaaattattgagttAAACTCATGagtcattataattttttttatataaaaaaaagagataaatgCTTGTAAATactttgttaatatatttatacaattttttgttttttagccTGGTGGACTGATTCTTGATAAAGAAATACGATCACTTGCTAGTTATTTAGCATCATCAACATCCTGGTCGATACGtgataaatttacaagattaatGCAAATAGCAAATACACTGagtgttgaaaaaatagaGGAATTAATTGACTATTGTGGTGCTGATTCAATATCATGGCGTTTAACACCAgctgaagttaaaaaaatattatcattaagaGTTGATTTACGCTCTGATGATATAAAACGtcttaaattgtaattaagtacaaattattttattaaaaccattaatagttataaacaaaaaattcttatGTCAAtagttacaattttttttttctaattttaatttctttgttattgcattcatttttttttttaaattctcaattctagttttttgttttttaaattttacaaataaactagaaagaaaaaaaataatttaataataattttgcctGTACAAAAAattagacaataaaaatacaaataattatttaaaaaaaaaaaaaaatgttgaattaaaatgttttttatttttgtttatttgttaataataataaaaaatgtgataaataaaatttcaattattgttaattacgtttgatgatttaaaaaaaaaaaatgtattaatagaaattaatttatttcctaCAGTTATAATATTGTGccttacaaaaatataaaaagttgaatattttttatttattttgtgacccattattttttttgtcgctggatatttttttttttttttatacaaatttatcatggacaatttatttatcttcgTAAATACTTTCAGAGTATTTACTACTCTCGttataattgatgaaaaatttatttatttattaataatgagcATGCAGTTACAAAAAAGcagattaaaattttatttaacaataagatttctttattttttttttacttttaattgactaaaatgattattgttgatattactgagaaaaattaaaaatcacttATTtacgtatattattattttctttttttacaagtctttgtaaattaattaatttaaaaatcgtaaatgaaatcaagtttttaaaaaattgcaaatgcCACgtaatttcgtttttttcttcatttggacagttgtaaaaaacaattaatatcgcagttaaaattttaagagataaaaaaaaaaaaaattattatacctTCGGTATGAATTAGtaacaattaattgataaatttttttaaaataaaaattggaatGTCGATGTGTTTGGTATTTATGATAGAATAGCGATACTACGTCTTGGACCACCAACACAAATATTATCCAAACTCGaccattttttaattccatTTTGTAGTACTTCAGTTGTAACTTTATCCTCATACAATCGTGACATTGCTTCTAATTTTTGTGCTTTTTCTTTGCTCAATGGTTCACTTGGAAATGTCAATTCATTTGCTTCAGCAAGTGTTCgtaaatcgaaataatattttgcatAAACACTTGATGgtacatttatattaaattgcaACATTTCTAAAAATTGTCTTTCCAATTCATtcctgtaaataaaaaaatcaataacataaaataaataaaaatattttcaatttatcaaaaagtctatttatcaataaataaattaaatatttaattataaaatcaacagctaaattttaaaaacttttaataaattaaattatcaaaattgcattatgtaaattattttttttacataaaaaaaagacaaatataatttaattaaaacttgcaaataattaaaatttataaatca from Aphidius gifuensis isolate YNYX2018 linkage group LG5, ASM1490517v1, whole genome shotgun sequence includes:
- the LOC122858450 gene encoding ras-related protein Rab-5B-like, translating into MANRGTVAQRPNGTQGKICQFKLVLLGESAVGKSSLVLRFVKGQFHEYQESTIGAAFLTQTVCLEDTTVKFEIWDTAGQERYHSLAPMYYRGAQAAIVVYDIQNQDTFVRATTWVKELQRQASPSIVIALAGNKADLANKRVVDFEEAQAYADENGLLFMETSAKTAMNVNDIFLAIAKKLPKNDQTGNASTSGQGRRLAEAEGQKATGRSCSSCP
- the LOC122858445 gene encoding conserved oligomeric Golgi complex subunit 4 encodes the protein MSIKQSNKMITKDIININNMTISENNLAEICKKLDEAEQRVNKDLEQMLQRHCHIETKLKSISKVLPNVGVIRIEGEKFLDTIEKTNKLAETVSAKVRQLDHARSRVCECQSRVNDILDLQLCSEGVATALHNEDYEQGAGHVRRYLLMDQKLLERTADDVSEDRVSIAGSLATLRQAADQLRKVVTHKFDDAVKQEDLASVERFFKIFPLLGMHDDGLVKFSNYLCVKLQDSAKKNLLSALDVKGKDERAPVIFADTMTLLFEKIARIIEVHQPIIETYYGPGRIIKTVDILQNECDKQVKKIYQEFVLARSISKRIQNINDYGRKQGVEKVDPKTLDLLLGELTLMHSRAELYIRFLRRRITNDLEIAIADEEQRSMKLIEFDEMIKNSELSHVMQEILGAYLALERYFLEESVIKALGMDTLEHDQQTSSMVDDVFYIVKKCVRRSITSWSIDGVCAVVNLACGILEGEFSTRLKTRLRQGYPAGYLDLAQAYNAFQTSIQQGRLQASDTDYARLMFLAYLNNADVSIEYVETLSKSLDAEINSAFLNMPKKDHDKVDSCLAGMKNVTSTLRSIIDFGMEQLRASAVKPRVTPWLDSFLSVNHQVNEDDLLRYETDEPFIQTLVQNLDGLLETFKNSLTTTNYDAFIAMLTTEVTSRLEKVIFKSTFNRPGGLILDKEIRSLASYLASSTSWSIRDKFTRLMQIANTLSVEKIEELIDYCGADSISWRLTPAEVKKILSLRVDLRSDDIKRLKL